A window of Aromatoleum bremense genomic DNA:
ACCACGCGTTGCAGGGCGCAGCGCCTCGGCGAAGCGGGCACCGCACCGGTCACGTCGCGCCAGTGGCGCGGCAGGGAGAGTGCCAGAAGCGCGAAGCCAAGGTAGCCCGCGGCGCAGGCGGCAACGAGGAGGAACCCAGCGAACTCAGCCACGACCGACCTCGGCCGCCAGAGCGCCAGCCTCCGCCGGTGCCGTCCTCCGTCCGGGCCGGCGGGCAGCACAGCCGGCGAGGAACGTGGTGAGGACCAGCACTCCATCCACGCCGGCCACCTCCCATCGACCGGCGGCGAGGGTGGCAGGCAAGTGGTCGCCGGTGGTGACGCCATTGAGCAACGCAGCCAGCGCGGCGAGCACGGCGATCGCCCACGCCTGCTCGCGCCAGGCCCGGTCCGCACGCCAGCCTGCGTGTCCGAAGGCGAGCGCCCAGGCGACGAAGAAAATCTGCATCTCGAGGAGCGCGCGCCCTGGGAGAGCCAGCGGCAGCAGCCGGTTGGCGACGAGGAACGCAAGCGTCGCGGCGATGAGGCCGACGCTGCTGCCCACCGTCAGCCCTTCGACCAGCCGCACGCCGCCCAGCCCGTGCCGGGCGTGACGAGCGCGCCGGGCTTCAAGCCAGAAAAGCAGGCCGGTGGCAATCATGAGGCAGCCGGAGAGTCCGGCGAGGAAATACAGCCCGCGCAGAATCCCGTGCTCGAACTGGATGAAATGCAAGCCGGCGATGAAGCGCTGCACGCGCATCACCGGCTGCGCCTCGTGGCGGTGGAGGACGGCACCGGTCGTGCCGTCGAAATAAACGGTGTCGAGATTCATGGTGATGTCGTCGGCAATGGAACGGCGCACTTCGACATAGGCCGCAGCGTCGCCCGGATGCCAGACGCGGACGAAATAGGGTCTTCCGCCCTGCCACTCCGCTTCCGCCGCGGCGAGCATTGCGTCGAGCGACGCGAGCGGCGCGGCCACGCCGGCGGGCGGTCTCCGCCAGCTGCCGAAGGCCTCGCGGTTGAAGGTTTCACGCGCGCCCGCCCCGACCTCGGCGTAGGCGGATTGCCAGGCGGCGGGAAAATAGACGGCAAAGAAAATGACGAGGCCGGAAAGGGTAACGACCGCGTGAAAGGGCAGCGCCAACACACCGGAGAGATTGTGCAGGTCGAGGGTGGCGCGCGGCAGCGCCCGTTCGGGGCGGAAAGTGAAGAAATCGCTGAAGACCCGGCGGTGGATGATCACTCCGGAGACCAGCAGGACCAGCATCGCCATGCCGGCAAGCCCTACCAGCCAGTAGCCGATGTCGAGCCACTTCAAGTGCAGGCGGAAGTGGAACGGAAAAAAGAAGCCGCTCGCACCGGCACTTCCGGCATCGGCAAGCAGCCGGCCGCTGGCCGCTTCCACATGACGGCGCACCGTGCCTCCGGCGCCATCCGGGTAGCGCAGCTCCATGGCAGGGGCGCGCGCGGAGGGAAGCCGTATCGTCCACTGCGGCGCGCCGGCGGCGAGTCGCTCGGCAACCGGACGCAAGTTGGCGTCGAGGGAAGGAAGCCCCGCGGGCGCCGGCGCAGCGAGCCGCGTCATCGGCATCATCCAGCGGTCGATCTCACGGTCGAAAACCGAGAGACTGCCCATCCAGAAAATGACGAACAGCAAGGCACCGAGCACCACCCCGGCCCAGGTGTGAAGCGCGG
This region includes:
- a CDS encoding PepSY-associated TM helix domain-containing protein, whose amino-acid sequence is MGMTFRQSMTALHTWAGVVLGALLFVIFWMGSLSVFDREIDRWMMPMTRLAAPAPAGLPSLDANLRPVAERLAAGAPQWTIRLPSARAPAMELRYPDGAGGTVRRHVEAASGRLLADAGSAGASGFFFPFHFRLHLKWLDIGYWLVGLAGMAMLVLLVSGVIIHRRVFSDFFTFRPERALPRATLDLHNLSGVLALPFHAVVTLSGLVIFFAVYFPAAWQSAYAEVGAGARETFNREAFGSWRRPPAGVAAPLASLDAMLAAAEAEWQGGRPYFVRVWHPGDAAAYVEVRRSIADDITMNLDTVYFDGTTGAVLHRHEAQPVMRVQRFIAGLHFIQFEHGILRGLYFLAGLSGCLMIATGLLFWLEARRARHARHGLGGVRLVEGLTVGSSVGLIAATLAFLVANRLLPLALPGRALLEMQIFFVAWALAFGHAGWRADRAWREQAWAIAVLAALAALLNGVTTGDHLPATLAAGRWEVAGVDGVLVLTTFLAGCAARRPGRRTAPAEAGALAAEVGRG